Proteins co-encoded in one Candidatus Zixiibacteriota bacterium genomic window:
- a CDS encoding ABC transporter substrate-binding protein — MIKSFNRIYLPLLFLILTAVNFFFSPFIAASPNKAFKIGIIQLPAPYAVEIEEGLRKRLDYLGYKIGDNLTYELKIGEPEEVNYDKNIKIAKELIANDADLIITIGTGASTPVWPVVKEAKIPMAFVGVTYPIEGGLIKVFGKPTGTNITGISYGVPPSTRLRIFRQIFPDSIKYKNLGFAYSGVMEQEITYVKELRSLSETYGFNLKYVNFYNYDTKKPDFNILESSLNKLDVVFGWYTLDNISADSLLFSRLTSSSVPILGITSRFTDLGAIGGVLTDHYALGAQHADLAAQILSGINPGEIPPVQPSGYLIEINLKKARELGIEIPLEIVGAASRIVTK, encoded by the coding sequence ATGATAAAATCATTTAATAGAATATACTTGCCTTTGTTATTTCTAATATTGACAGCAGTTAACTTTTTCTTTTCTCCGTTTATTGCGGCATCACCAAATAAAGCATTTAAGATAGGCATTATTCAACTTCCCGCTCCCTATGCGGTCGAGATAGAAGAGGGATTAAGAAAAAGACTCGACTATTTAGGTTATAAAATAGGCGATAATCTAACTTACGAATTAAAAATTGGAGAACCCGAAGAGGTAAATTACGATAAAAACATAAAGATTGCCAAAGAACTTATTGCCAATGACGCAGACTTGATTATTACAATTGGCACCGGCGCAAGCACGCCTGTTTGGCCGGTAGTTAAGGAGGCTAAAATACCTATGGCTTTTGTTGGTGTAACATACCCTATTGAGGGAGGCTTAATTAAGGTTTTCGGTAAACCAACCGGAACTAATATCACAGGTATAAGCTATGGCGTTCCGCCTTCCACAAGGCTAAGGATTTTCAGGCAGATATTTCCCGATTCAATCAAATACAAAAATTTGGGATTTGCATATTCCGGAGTGATGGAACAGGAAATCACTTACGTTAAAGAATTAAGAAGCTTATCCGAGACTTACGGTTTTAATCTTAAGTATGTAAATTTTTACAACTATGATACAAAGAAACCTGATTTTAACATACTGGAAAGCAGCCTGAACAAATTAGATGTAGTATTTGGCTGGTACACCTTAGATAATATCAGCGCCGACTCATTATTATTTTCGAGATTGACATCATCTTCAGTTCCAATTTTAGGTATCACCAGCAGGTTTACCGATCTTGGAGCTATCGGCGGAGTTCTCACTGATCATTATGCTTTAGGCGCTCAACACGCTGACTTGGCGGCGCAAATTCTTTCCGGAATAAATCCTGGCGAAATACCGCCGGTTCAACCATCCGGTTATCTAATCGAAATCAACCTTAAAAAGGCAAGGGAACTTGGAATCGAGATACCGTTGGAGATAGTCGGAGCCGCCAGCCGAATTGTTACAAAATAG